The nucleotide sequence AAAATGATTTGCTGGTTTACAAAAAGTCACTGTATGCCTTTGTAAGACTGTATCTGTGGGTCCTCAGAAGATTACACGAGCAAGTTCAAACATCACCtatagattgtaaaaaaaaaaagaaaaatatatatatatatatatatatatatatatatatatatatatatatatatatatatatatatatatatataagttttgcattgcatttgcaaAATGTGTAGTTAAATCAAATTTGGAGTACATAAATATGATATGATGTAGACATTTCAACAGTTTTTGACAGTGCAgctgaatattatttattatctattaaaCTGGTGTTCAAAATGAAAGTCTGCTTAAAGTGGATATCAGTGTTTACGAACCTCAATAGCAATCAGTACGACGATCATCCACTCCAGTCTGAGACTGTGTTTCTCACTGAGGTGGTTCCTCATCAGGTCTGTAAGTTCAGTGCAGTGTTGTAACTTCTCGTTCACAACCTAGAAAACAAACAGTGAGCTAGGCTTAAAGCAACATTTTATCAGGATATTTATACGTCCCTTAAACGAATactttacccaaaaattaaaatgtgcataaagtttactcacccttaggtcatccaagatgtagatgtagaAATCTAGcatgacatcacttgctcaccagtggatcctctgcagtgaatgggtgccgtcagaataagagtccaaacagctgataaaaacatcacaataatccacaagcaacaGTCTTGTGAAGTGTagcggtttaaagttaaaacaggttaatgatagatttgtgtcTTACGaacacaagatgttaactgatggactttagtggtgtggattattgtgatatgtttatcagctgtttggactctcattctgatggcacccattcactgcaaagggtctacttgtGAGCAAATGATGGAATGCAAAATTTAtccaaatgaagaaacaaactaatctacatcttggatggtctgagggtgagtaaatgttaggggagctccgatcaggatttttgatgcCGATCACCAATCttcgatcacagaaagcagtatctgccgatccgATCACCGATACCAATCTTTTTAAAGCCGCCTtcttatcatgtagaattatttatagttatGATCCAGTCAagattttagacatttattcagggcctgaatttaatttctgaaaattAATTCCTCTCGTAGTTGACTCTTGTGAgaggattatttttaatttttttcatttgaggggtggaggggcacattttttcaaaaatatatatttatctcagctaaatgtttgatcatgcatggtatttttgtttttacaatcgtGTAATTGTTGCACAACAGCTTACACAGCgcaagcctgattttgtgagctgtatgtgaggttcacacatacatttaaactacttttcttacgttatcacaaacattctgaattaaaacttaccattgacattCAGCTatactgccttttcttttgcatttaaatctttattacaagcaatcctgcggtTTCACAAAGAACTTTAAAAtgattgccttgtttatctaaaagtgctcttttcatttaaacctagccaaaaaaaaaaaaaaaaaacatagcctaTGTGTtggctgtgaaacacagtagactttaattatatgcatttatggtttaattactacatttttgtgtcaatgcatgttcatatttaccgcaaacaatgcgatgttactttaattcagcgtTTGCAGCACAGCAAAAACTAGACTCAGTGTGGAATcgatctctgcactgctgcagacgcaccgctcctaaACACACTAACAGACCGCAATCTTGTGTGCAGTGTGACCGCTTTAATCCATTAACACGAGTGAGGGAAAATACGCACCACAAACggagtaatgtgaacctggcATTATTATGTCTGTGCGCTGCAAGTGTGCATGAGCGCACGGTCTCCATGAAAGCGTTCGAGCGTttaatggtttaaacactggcaagaaaatgcaatttataaactttagtgatgatGTAACACTGCCTCAATAGTGCAAGTGACAATTTCTGTGTCAACTGTGTAGTGTGCAGTTCACTATAGTGCAGACGCGATGTGATTTCAAGCCATTTGCATTTTGAGAGACAAAGCGAGCACACACAGTGATTCACTCACAccgtttgtgaaattatgtctaacagaaactttttcaaattactttattagttatttaacgaagaaatatgaattgtacctcacctaaagcattataattatttcacccgtgctggacagagactgagacggtgccgctgcatgtcatgccaaacctctcacaGCAGGCgtgtcatcagcttgagatcggtGTTATGAGATCGGCCTTTTTAGAGACcgccgatcaatcatcccaaCACGATTATCGGCCGATTGTGATCGGTAGAcaatcaatcggagcaccccaaGTAAATGTTAAACTAGTTTTCATTTTAGGCAAACCATTCCAAGatagatggggaaaaaaaaacatgcaagtacTTTCACTAACCTTAACTCTTCGATTAATATTGAGGAACTGACAGGTCTTGTCATAGAGCTGCTCAAGATCTTCTCTGTCCCAGTAGAAATCAGGTGTGATCAGTAAGTCAGAGCTGAGATTTATGCAGTGTCTGTAAAAGGTTAAAAAGTTTgcaataattcaattaaatagaGCGGCAGGTTATCTCATACAAAATAATGCagataaaattatacaaaatcagCCTGACCTCAAGGAAAAGAGCTCCCCTATCTTCTGCATAACTTCAGCCCTGGACAGTTTCACTCTTTGTCCAGACTTCAGCATCTGTTAAAAAGTGTTATGGCTAAAATTACCTCATTTCACACTGagatacattttgcatttttagaaaaACAGAACACATGTTTGCATCCGTGCCATTTAATATACAGAACTATTTTAACTTGCAAAAAGCAGCAAATGCTAGTATTACCTATGAAAGAGTACATAAGTGGATCTACCTCAGGAATTGGCTGGATGGACTCAACAAAGTTGTCGAGAGAGACCTCCCATATTGCTAGTTTTACTGAAATCATGCAAGgtaaacacaaatattaacacggaaatgcacaaataaaaatataataaatcatcaatgttttcaatgtttttataatttagaagtgttttaaaaatgcaaacatatcCTACCTGACAGTGATAAAGCATTGGAAAATGCAAACTTCTCCAGAACAACATGATCATAATCCAGCTCTTCATTAAACAAGAAAATTCCACGATGGAGCTTTGAATTACCCCTAAACcaacatatgaataaaaaaatgtgaaaaaattctGCAGCTTTCAGTAGgtattatatgattttaatatatgttgCATTAAGAAATGAAGGATTTATGACTCACTCTCCTACTGTATAACTGATCTCTTCATTTTCCCAGTGGACCAGAGCAACTTCATAGGGTTGAATTTCATGCTGTTCCAGTATCCTCATCACTGTCTTTACCTGAGTATAAACATGAGTTCAACTGAGTATACATCAAGGCTggctcaccaagggtgcattatttgatcaaaaagtcagtaaaaacagtaatactgtaaatttTTTCTACAACTCTtatttgactatattttaaaatgtaacttattcctgtgatgattatttgatcaaaaagtcagtaaaaatagtgttaattttaaatttttttttcagataatatGCTGACTTCAAGaagcatttatgtttttttttcttttctacactgttttcaacattgataataataagaaatgtcttgaacaccacatcagcatattagaatgatttctgaaggatcatgcaacactgaagactggagactggagtaaggatgctgaaaattcagctttgcatcacaggaagaaaattacatttgaaaatatatttataataataatttatactaatatttctcaatattgctgttttttttttactgtaaacagcaaataaatgcagccccaGTGAGCATAAacatcttctttcaaaaacataacaaatcttaattattccaaatgttatgttatatttttgaaatgaaatagtactaatagttttttttttttattttacattacagaaCAGAGACTTATCTTtatggtaaacaaaaaaaaaaaaacaaaagaaatcaaacaaaagaaatttaaaatgaagaaatttaATTGAGAATACATGATGATGAATATTGTGCCACTATCATAAGGTTTTGCAGCGTTCTCTGTTCCCATCACCAAAACATTAGAAGCATCTGAAACCCACAAGATGGATTTTCTGCAAATATGTGTATCCTTCAAACAAGAATGGAATGCAGTAGTTTCTGTGTAcggtcaaaaacataaaaaactgcaGCATACGAACTGACCTCTGGGAAATTCTTTGATTTCAACGAAGCCATGAGCGATGAGATCGTGACAGAGGGTTGGTAAATGGTACTGATCTGCAGTTGCGTATGCGATGCACTGCATCATGTCCTGGAAAACATAGTTAGATAGATACATAATTATATATGCCAAAGatgattttaacaacaacaaaaaaaaacatcacacaccTCCTCCAGACTGGGCTGACTGGTTCGTGAAGGCTGTTTGGTTCTTGGTCCCTTAAAAGTCCTTTTTCCCGGCATGCCTCCTTGTTTCAGCACTGACATGCTGGCAGTTGTTGTGGACTGCAATCTCATTTGTAAACTCCATGTTttggattttaaatttaaaggagtCAGCATTTCAAAACGTGGTCTCTGACACACTCCCCTCGGCAAAAAGCATCTATGGTTGTGTAAACCGGTGTGACAATTCCTACAGTCTTTGAGAAGGTTTAGTGTAGAAGCACTGGATGCCAGTGTTGTGCAGTTTAACCTGTTGGCGGTGACACTGTTTAATCCATTTAGTGTCCTGAGAGCAAATCCACAGGCTTGTGTCCTTTTCAAAGGCTGATGTAACCTCCAGAAAATCTTGAGAGACATGTCTGTATGAATCAAACAAATGATGTCTACATCAGCATGCATGTAGTGGCCAAGAGGCCTTTATTTTAACTGACCTTGAGTGACAAGCATGTCAACACACTGCATCGATCATATCTAATTATGTATAACCAACCTTCCAAACAATTAATTATAAAGGTCGATAGAAGCAAATGCATTTGAAGCGTCATTCTGATCAGCTGACATAAAGCAGCTACACTATTAATTGTTTAGTACTCTACTGTAAACGCAAGCTGTTCAAACTTATATTTGATTCTAATAATTCACAGTAATTCGTTCTCTTTCACCTTTAGCGTACCTGCCGCGTCCCGTCCCGCCAAAtattagaacgttcggtgacagAAAGTGTTACACCGTAGATACAAATGTTGCAACATTCTAAAACATTCACATAAAGTTTATTTGACAGTTCGAACTGCACGACTGACCCGGGCACTTCCTGTATTTTGGTGACGTAAAAGTCACTCCGCCCCTACAGACttattcagcttttttattttattgtgaaccTTATTGTTTATTTGGTAAGTTTCGTGTAAAACCATATGCAAATCAAGGTTTGCTACGTTTGTTCTCTTAATATGTTTATCATAAGAAATCGAGATGAAATatttcatatctatctatctgtctatctatctatctaaatcaTTACATCATCATCTATAATCATCTATcttatcattaaaaatgttaaaatcgaAGACAATTGTAATACAAGAATTTTTAAATAGCACATATTTATCAGGACTCTGCAGCATGTAGATAGGAGGCTTTATGTTATTTGTCACATTTGAAATTCGTTGTGTcagtacataaaatgtaaataataaaatctgataAAAGCATCTACCAGATGTGTAAATGTGACTTGCGGtcactgcattaacatttttgtggCGCGCCCTCTAATGGTGAACACGttaaatgttgttgtgttgcttGGATACCTGATAAACTACAGCGACACATTAACATGAATAACCTACAGAAACCTGAGCATTAAGAGAAGATTTGATAGAGACGTGGAGCAATAACAGAGACAAGTGAGTTTTTGTACATTGTGCCAGTTTACAGAGTGATATATTCTCATTTTTCGTTACAAAGAgagttgttgcctttaattgcTTTATTGTCTAATGCTATATCCATAatttcattttgtgtcaggatgaATAAAATGATGAAACATCTACAGGACTTGCTGATTTAGTCAGTCAATCATATTTTGATTAATGTCTTATACCACTATATCTTTTATGATcatatattcacaattttgttaatttataacCAAAATGCGTTgcattttattactataaaaagtTAATGAATATCCATTGTGCCCAGCAAACAAAAAGTATGTTCTAAGAacgtattgttttttttttttaaatgtctagttttttgttttaaaaacttctctgaacattctaaaaCAAGTACAGTAACTAAATTTAATATAGAATATCAGAATATCAAAGGAaacattactaattaaaaaaaaaagatccatgaATGGTGTATaaagttttttgctttttaaacattttgagaaTATTATTAAAACCAGAATCAGAAATCCTTTTTATGAACATtctaatgttactggaagaacgtttgtttataactttgagagaGCCTTGCCAGAACATTCTGTTAGCTGGGTGAATGTTACTGTTGCTATGGATACATTCAGGTTTGACTGACTGACAGCGGTTTGGCAATGGAGGAGTCTGTAATCCAGCAGCACCTCACACACTATAAGCAGGCCACTGAGACGGCGCGTGAGGAGCTGGCCGTCCTGCAGACCAAATACAACAAACTCCAATCTCAGGTCCCTATATTCACTGGTCATTTGTGGTGTTTTGGATGCACAttctttatgtgaaatatctaatGCTGTTAACAGCTCTTGGAAAGCCAATCCAAAGTTGCATCTCAGGAAGAGACTCTGAAAAACTTAAGGGATGCTGTAGATCGACATAAAGAGAAAGAGGCGAGGCAGGAGTCTCTCATCAGCTCGCTCAGAGAACGCAACTACAACACAGAGCAGGAGATGCTCTCCATCACCTCCTCCAAAAGCTTCATGGACATGAGAGTACAGACACTTACAAAAGAGAACGAGGAGATCAAGGGGAAAATCATGGAACTTGATATCAAATCAAAGTGAGCATTTACTGCACACTACTAGTCAAACCTCTGGACACACCTAGAATctctttgttttataattatacagTTTTCTATATTTTAGTGTAAGGGTCAATTAGCTTGCACCTCTCTTAAGTCACGAGGTCCATTCTGGGAtgcttttttaaacagtattttttaaacttctgtaataaaatgtaatttatttattcataattgaaattatttttttttttttgtttaagtgtaatttatttattcataattgaaattattttttttttatttttttatttttttttttttatatattttttatttttatttattaagcaaaagtgtagtgtagtgtacATAGTCCTTAGGCTTATTATAAATTAGTCAGTCAAAGCAACATCTTCATGTGATTTTATTGTatagattttcttttattaatcacTGTCATCAAATATTTGCAGACAGTATTTTGCAGAATGCAACAAGGCAAAACAGGAAGCTGCTGAGACCAAGAGAAGATCTGATGAGTTTATATCAGCAGTGGCAAACAAAGTCTCTGTGAATGTGGCAGGAGAGGCGGATCCTTTGGATTATATCATATCCATGGTAAGTGTTTTCACATATGCTGTTAACCAGTATTCTCATGATCTCTAACATATCTCTCTATGATAAGTTGGACACCAGCTTCAAGGAGAGAGACCGACTGAAGAACTGCATTTGTGCTTTAGAGGAGAGTGTGAAGTTGTACGAGGTGGAGTGTAAAGCCAGCAGAGAAACAGTCAAGAGACTGGCGACTGATGTAGAACGTGAACAGTCGCTCTCAGCCTCCAGAGTGAATGAGCTGAACTCTAGCAGACAGGTATCTAACAGATCAAGAATGTAAAGATGCTACGAAATGCATgatattttgtgagaaaatgtgacatgctcaaaattattttttttgttgtaagaaTTGGATATAATCTCCCTGAAGAAACTAAGTTTGGAGAGGGAGAACCAGAGCCTTAAAACCTCCCTGCAGGAGTCTGAACTGGCGCTGGCGTCTGCACAGCAGAGCTTTCGCCACTATGAGAATCTCTCTCAAGATCTACAAAATAAACTCCACAGCTGCCAGAAGGAAGCCCAGGCATCTCACAGCCACCATGAGGCCTTCATGAAGAATGTGGAAGCTCTGCTAGAGGATGAGTCTCGTCCTCTCCAACACACACAAAGTGACCTTTTGAAGGCACTTACAGCCCTGTGCAACAGGGAGAAAAGTGCGCAGAAGGTAATGTttgcatttcatattattataatatagattGCGTTCCTATTTTTTCACTCCTGTGCTTTCTGTGTGCTCTAGTCTCAGCTGGAGATGGAGGGCAGGCTGGCGGAGGTGAAAGAGCAGTTGTTTAGACACAAAGAGCATCAGAGCAGCTCAGAACGGAGAGAACAGGAGCTGCTGGACAGAATCAAGAGTCTGGAGGACGAGCTGCTGACGGCTGGAGTCTGGAAAGATGGAATGAATCAGGACAAACAGCGTGTGAGGAACTGGATTTATTCTGCCCGAGCCTGTTACTGTTTCTAGCCACTGTGTATCATTTGGAATTAGAACATAAATTCGAATGTATCATAAATGTCTTCTCTCTCTGTAGTACCTGCGGTTGGTGGAGCAGCTCTCAGAGAAGCTGAAAGTGGATCGTGTTGCTGCAGATCTGGGATTTGATATGAAACTCGAGGCCATTCTTACACGAGCTGAACAGCTGAGCAGACAGGAAGGGACGGCTTTACTGGAGTCCAAGACACAAATCTACAGCCTTCAGAGAAAGGTGCTGACATGTCAGAGAGGACAGGAATGAATTTAGTTCTATGTTTCGGTGCATAATCTTTCCAAATATACAAGAATTGTTACAGGTTTCAGATTAATGCCCTATTTTATCAGAATTTATCTTGAAAAACGTTTTAGAAAGAGtgcagaaatgaaaaataattgttaCAGATTTACAAACAAATGCCCATTTTGTCCGATTTTAATGCAAATGTCCTTAAGTGATATAAGTGACataagttaaaatgttaaaataagaaaaaaaagttcagaaatgcaaatggcaaaataaaaaaaattgcagtttatttttgtaatgttaataatttaattagaaatgtaattaaaaacaaacaaataaacaaacaattaaaacaaattcaattaaattttaaacgACTTTCTCTGTAAtcaaaacaaattcataaaatgtattattttttttatactgttcatttatttattatacttctcatttattttaaaagtattcaaTGTAAAACcagtgtaaaaatgcaaaaaaaagtttcaatataaaatataaaccataCAACAATCccaccatttttattattatttgattaattggtTTATCATTTCCATCAATGGCTGCAGCTTAAAGAACATAAGGAGCGTTCAGAAAGTAAAGAGCTTCACCTGGAGCTGCTGAGGAGGAAGATGGTCCagctggaggaggagaagaggagcCGCTCAGCTCTGGCGGTGGAGAAAGATGATGCTACTTTGGCCTGTAAGAAGCTCCAGAAGCGCGTGGATCGTCTGCAGGCGGAGCTGAGCACCTTACGCTTCTCCAACACCGAGCTGAAAGCCCAGCTGTCACACACCAATGAGCTCAAGGTACAGGGACGAGGCCTGGCCCACAGACCCTCACCAAAAAGAGTCATTTCagcttaaaatacaaaacaaaaaccattttttaattcaaaaacacaaatgtgacTCTGTAAATAtataccatttttactgtatatggtTCTTGAGTTATATGAAAATAAGATTCTATGGATAATAAAATAGATGATTTAGATCAGTGTTTTGGTTTCTGGATCCTTAAAGCATACAGATGGTTCATGTAGCTTGTAGAGCATCTGATTTGCAACAGTAAAATCATGCATTCGAGTCATCCATGTAGTGAATGCAACTGTGAATACAATGCAaattgctttggattaaagcatctaccaaatgcatGAACATAAAAGTCGTGATGAAATATCAAGTAGTGAAATTTTCGTTAAGAATAACAAGGTTAAAACAAAGATGAAACATGCAcaaatgaattgttcacaataagatcaataacatgcatttataaaataggctgaatttttatttcatgccatCTGTAAAAGTGCTGTTTCACATGAAGAGTGTGGCGATGCTTATCAGTGCTTAGTTTCTGCTGTCTTTGGTGCAACAATCAAAGTGATGGAACAAAACCAAACCATAGAGGAGCAGAGTAAGAACCTGGGAAAGCTTGAGAAGAACAAGGTAAAGACTGAGAAGAAAATGACCACCATCAAGTCAGAGCTGAAAAACCAGGAACTCAGAGCCAGAGATGAGATTCAGCAAGCCCAGAGACTGCTGGACACTCAGTCTAGTGCTATAGCAGATCTCACTCACACCGAAAAACAGGTACAGAGTGTGATACAAGACTACATATATACACTAGCGTTCAAAAGTGTGCAGTCCATAagatgaaagaagtctcttatgataatcaaggctgcatttatttgatcaaaaatgacagtaaacacagtaataccatgaaatattattagagtttAAGATAACTGTCTTCCctgtcaatatattttataatataatttatttccgtgatgcaaagctgaattttcagcatcattactccagtcttcagtgtcacatgatcctatggaatcgttctaatatgctggtttggttctcaagaaatatttcttattattatcaatgttgaaaacagctgtgctgctttatatttttgtggaaaccgtgatacgtTTCccccaggattctttaatgaacaaaataaaaagttcaaaagaacatcatttatttgaaatagaaatcttttgtaacattgtctttactgacacttttgatctatttaatacAGTACATCCTTGttcaataaaagtatttatgtgttttaaaaactCTTTCTCACCCCAAGTATATATGAACAGTAAATGGATTACCTTTGTTAAAAGTAACTAGTATGTTCCTACATTGCAGTTACTGGACTTCTACATGGTGGTGACTCAGATGTTAGGGGTTGACTGCACAGGTTGCGTTCCAAACTATGAAGTTCTCAGAAGATTGGAAGTTCTGCTTCagtcacgtcactgtcactgtcCTGCTCATCTACACCAGCATCACGCTCCTCACATCTGGGAAGCTCCAGGTTCCTCCATAAACGTCACTCATTCTCACGAGTTCCAACCCCCGGCTCTGCCAGCTCCTTCCAGTACAACCTCGGACAGCCCAGCGGCCCCCGGggataataataacatttaatatttatgacaGTAAATTACACTTAACTGTAGGGGCTCCAAAGttacaaaaatagacaaaactacatacagttgctttaatgtTCATCTCATTCCCAGTTGAAGAGCCTGGATAGTCTGTGGTTTGGATGCTGCTGGTTTCCCCACTAGACTTCTTAACTAGCTCAACCAGCACAATTTCACTGGTCAAACAACAAGAAGTATTTCCTGTTTAAACCAGGATATATCTGCTTTCTGTAACTGCACCATTTTGGGAACAAAAAGCACCTCCTACTATTGATAGTAATTAAAAAGCAACCATGTATTgtgacaaaataaattttgtgcATGCATCATATTAATGGCaagtatttcattaaatataaagaGATGTTTACCATGTTTGTTGTGATAAATGAGACTCCACAAAGTTTAATCTGGGTTAATGGAAGTACGCAATGATTTGATGCGTTTACCCAGCGAACAAAAAACGTGTTCTAAGGATGTTTAGCTAATGTTCCTGTTAAGATAAAGAAATGTTGTTTCTGAATATTCTAagaacattcaaaacatccagttaatgttttaaaattttaaacattagtgAGAACACTAagagaacattccattttatcattttgcaatcATGGGAAGtaacttttgaatgttctctgtgtaaatacaatgtataaaaagcattttcagaatgttatcattttaaatgaacattctattaatgttactgaaagAGTGTTCATTCATAATAGAACCTAGTCAAGTTctgagaacgttccctgttaACTGGGTAATACAACCCTGTAAATATTACCAGCAAATCATTTCAGTGTTTAAACTGCAACTCCATCAGGAAATAGGTAAGAAAACAATTATGATtcacaattaaacaaattatGGTCATTCAGtctttaattgaaatgaaaaatacttaGCAGGTTATGTGTATATCATAGTAGATTTTCATTGCGAAGGTTTGCCTTAGCAAACTGTATGTACATAAATATCCTTTTCTTTGATATCAGTGGTTTACATACAGTAAAGTATATTCATGACAGTTACCTTGAATATTACAGCAGGTTAGTTaagatcaaaaatgaaaaataaacaatgactaatcaaaaaaaatcaacaattgtTTTAAAACCAAAGGATGACCACATgccaaaaatacaatacatataaaaaataattgcaatatagagTTCAAATTTTTTATCTTCTCTTTTTACAAGTTATTCATTTGATACAAGCAACCCAACACCTTTTAGTTTTTTCCAAATAAACTTGATCTTTCCCTGATTAAAAAAGGCCTGATTAACTCACGGTGTTGAGTTAATATCCTACGCTCTAGTTTCCTCCTTCATATCAAACATGGAAGAACATCAGTAGCACTTACAACACTGGTCTGACAGCAGTTTTCAGTGCAACAGGCTTGGTTCTAACATCTACACGAGACTCAGAGTGACAATCTGTAAAATCAGCAGCTGTATTTGCTGTACAAGGACATGATAATG is from Cyprinus carpio isolate SPL01 chromosome B17, ASM1834038v1, whole genome shotgun sequence and encodes:
- the LOC109106788 gene encoding required for meiotic nuclear division protein 1 homolog; its protein translation is MSLKIFWRLHQPLKRTQACGFALRTLNGLNSVTANRLNCTTLASSASTLNLLKDCRNCHTGLHNHRCFLPRGVCQRPRFEMLTPLNLKSKTWSLQMRLQSTTTASMSVLKQGGMPGKRTFKGPRTKQPSRTSQPSLEEDMMQCIAYATADQYHLPTLCHDLIAHGFVEIKEFPRDASNVLVMGTENAAKPYDSGTIFIIMYSQLNFFILNFFCLISFVKTVMRILEQHEIQPYEVALVHWENEEISYTVGEGNSKLHRGIFLFNEELDYDHVVLEKFAFSNALSLSVKLAIWEVSLDNFVESIQPIPEMLKSGQRVKLSRAEVMQKIGELFSLRHCINLSSDLLITPDFYWDREDLEQLYDKTCQFLNINRRVKVVNEKLQHCTELTDLMRNHLSEKHSLRLEWMIVVLIAIEVMFELARVIF
- the ccdc170 gene encoding coiled-coil domain-containing protein 170, translated to MEESVIQQHLTHYKQATETAREELAVLQTKYNKLQSQLLESQSKVASQEETLKNLRDAVDRHKEKEARQESLISSLRERNYNTEQEMLSITSSKSFMDMRVQTLTKENEEIKGKIMELDIKSKQYFAECNKAKQEAAETKRRSDEFISAVANKVSVNVAGEADPLDYIISMLDTSFKERDRLKNCICALEESVKLYEVECKASRETVKRLATDVEREQSLSASRVNELNSSRQELDIISLKKLSLERENQSLKTSLQESELALASAQQSFRHYENLSQDLQNKLHSCQKEAQASHSHHEAFMKNVEALLEDESRPLQHTQSDLLKALTALCNREKSAQKSQLEMEGRLAEVKEQLFRHKEHQSSSERREQELLDRIKSLEDELLTAGVWKDGMNQDKQRYLRLVEQLSEKLKVDRVAADLGFDMKLEAILTRAEQLSRQEGTALLESKTQIYSLQRKLKEHKERSESKELHLELLRRKMVQLEEEKRSRSALAVEKDDATLACKKLQKRVDRLQAELSTLRFSNTELKAQLSHTNELKVQGRVMEQNQTIEEQSKNLGKLEKNKVKTEKKMTTIKSELKNQELRARDEIQQAQRLLDTQSSAIADLTHTEKQLLDFYMVVTQMLGVDCTGCVPNYEVLRRLEVLLQSRHCHCPAHLHQHHAPHIWEAPGSSINVTHSHEFQPPALPAPSSTTSDSPAAPGDNNNI